One genomic region from Geoalkalibacter sp. encodes:
- a CDS encoding HEPN domain-containing protein, with amino-acid sequence MEHARSDLRLARLAVGQNVLPEQICFHAQQAVEKAFKAILLRRQVDFPLTHDLEQLLTIFDAAKIAVPENLQEVGSLTPYDVETRYPGFWGEISQTAVHEALDLAQQALRWAEDSMNASP; translated from the coding sequence CCGTAGCGACTTGCGCCTGGCGCGCCTCGCGGTGGGGCAAAACGTTTTGCCGGAACAGATCTGCTTCCACGCTCAGCAAGCCGTGGAAAAGGCGTTTAAGGCCATTTTGCTCCGTAGGCAGGTGGATTTCCCCTTGACCCATGACCTTGAGCAACTGTTGACCATCTTCGATGCGGCCAAGATTGCCGTGCCGGAAAATTTGCAGGAGGTCGGGTCGTTGACCCCTTATGACGTGGAGACCCGCTATCCGGGTTTCTGGGGAGAGATTTCCCAGACGGCCGTGCACGAAGCCTTGGATTTGGCGCAGCAGGCCCTCAGGTGGGCCGAGGACTCGATGAACGCGTCTCCTTAA
- a CDS encoding KamA family radical SAM protein has translation METWQKMLQASITRPGEVTRRFGIDPAPLDAVAAQYPMRINPYYLSLIKEVNDPIWRQAVPSAEELQDGVCPADPLEEENQSPVPNLVHRYPDRVLFLVCSECAMYCRFCTRKRKVGGESMQVTRETIEGGLDYIRNHTEIRDVILSGGDPLLLGDEKLDAILKALRAIPHVEIIRIGSRVPVVLPQRITPALVRVLRKYHPLYLNTHFNHPDEITEQAAKACARLADAGIPLGNQSVLLRGVNDDPAVMKRLMQKLLAIRVRPYYLYQADMVQGTNHFRTSVEEGLEIIRALRGHSSGLGVPAYVIDAPGGGGKIPLLPDYLQSLGEEVVLKNYLGETYRYANVAPEVPEERRRAANEQG, from the coding sequence ATGGAAACCTGGCAGAAAATGCTTCAGGCAAGCATCACCCGCCCCGGCGAGGTGACCCGGCGCTTCGGCATCGACCCCGCTCCCTTGGATGCGGTGGCGGCGCAATATCCCATGCGCATCAACCCCTATTATCTGTCCCTGATCAAGGAAGTGAACGATCCCATCTGGCGCCAGGCGGTGCCCTCGGCGGAGGAGTTGCAGGACGGCGTCTGTCCGGCCGATCCTCTGGAGGAGGAAAACCAGAGCCCGGTGCCCAACCTGGTGCATCGGTATCCGGATCGCGTGCTGTTTCTGGTGTGCTCGGAGTGCGCCATGTATTGCCGCTTCTGCACGCGCAAGCGCAAGGTCGGCGGCGAAAGCATGCAGGTGACCCGCGAGACCATCGAGGGGGGGCTCGACTACATCCGCAATCACACCGAAATCCGCGACGTGATTCTCTCCGGCGGCGATCCGCTGCTGCTCGGCGACGAGAAGCTCGACGCCATCCTCAAGGCCCTGCGCGCCATCCCCCATGTGGAGATCATCCGCATCGGCTCGCGCGTGCCGGTGGTGTTGCCGCAGCGCATCACTCCGGCCCTGGTGCGGGTGCTGCGCAAGTACCATCCGCTGTATCTCAACACCCATTTCAACCACCCCGACGAGATCACCGAGCAAGCCGCCAAGGCCTGCGCGCGGCTGGCCGACGCGGGCATCCCCCTGGGGAACCAGTCGGTGCTGCTGCGCGGCGTCAACGATGATCCGGCGGTGATGAAGCGCCTCATGCAAAAGCTGCTCGCCATCCGCGTGCGGCCTTATTATCTGTACCAGGCCGACATGGTCCAGGGTACCAATCACTTCCGCACCTCGGTGGAGGAGGGCCTGGAGATCATCCGTGCCCTGCGCGGCCACAGCTCGGGCCTGGGCGTGCCGGCCTACGTCATCGACGCCCCCGGCGGCGGCGGCAAGATCCCGCTGCTGCCCGACTATCTGCAAAGCCTCGGCGAGGAGGTGGTGCTCAAGAACTACCTGGGCGAAACCTACCGCTACGCCAACGTGGCGCCGGAGGTGCCCGAGGAACGGCGGCGGGCGGCCAACGAGCAGGGGTGA